The following are encoded together in the Cheilinus undulatus linkage group 3, ASM1832078v1, whole genome shotgun sequence genome:
- the zmat1 gene encoding zinc finger matrin-type protein 1 isoform X3, with the protein MDVESVCVPLIAESDVEKNSTSANNVASVTAADKVINTQIDNTQVEGGKSEEELLKSLLTDDYCHVCEAVLLFESQRLSHYEGKKHAQKLRVYLQAVRAEKLNTQFAVLQPTITTDKDRFCELCKMVFSSPVVARSHYEGKVHAKNLGKKGLQPTDKYKEKTLQSLTQDSENADHKLTADGEMGPTATTTSTTPSTEVDLKDPNKYCALCTASFNNPQMALQHYNGRKHQRNQARQELLKELGDNVQQANSLMCSMCSVQFNSVEMYQAHMQGNKHQIREKKVVDLCKSQQKAYKTFADELSDYIQVQRARGITPSTNQVLTAGDNVKEDEEDEVTNKADILALNKPFPSLPPNSNPQYHSRPGFYNRGGEWHPPCQGSPWPSHGWQYNCPPPSFPGSESTSFTNKPIKSRRHRKQSSSSSYKSSSSYSSSYSSSYSSSSSEKDESEYRHREKRIKRSRRERDRRTNNEHFDKAEKRRKQKSKERGKDSEERRRRESGDRKETRIRKKLRQGRCERISQEKDLVGEGGESVTDRLTSDDIMDNKVREVHTEAKMTVEQGNGQYEPAKPKNKKEKKKTKEKVDNRTEDEKLWDDSILGC; encoded by the exons ATGGACGTCGAGAGTGTCTGTGTTCCGCTGATTGCGGAGTCAGACgttgaaaaaaactcaactAGTGCCAATAACGTGGCTTCTGTGACAGCTGCAGACAAAGTAATAAACACTCAAATAGATAATACCCAGGTTGAAG GAGGCAAAAGTGAAGAGGAGCTACTGAAGAGCCTTCTCACTGATGACTATTGCCACGTGTGTGAAGCTGTGTTGCTCTTTGAATCTCAGCGGCTGTCACATTATGAG GGAAAGAAACATGCACAGAAACTCAGGGTGTACCTGCAGGCTGTGAGAGCTGAGAAGTTGAACACACAGTTTGCTGTGTTGCAG ccaacCATCACCACTGATAAGGATCGTTTCTGTGAGCTCTGTAAGATGGTATTCAGTTCCCCTGTGGTGGCAAGATCACACTACGAAGGAAAAGTCCATGCTAAAAATCTCGGGAAGAAAGGACTTCAGCCCACAG acaAATACAAAGAGAAGACTTTACAAAGTCTGACACAGGACTCTGAAAATGCCGACCATAAACTAACAGCAGATGGTGAAATGGGCCCAACAGCCACTACAACTTCAACTACACCCAGCACAGAAGTTGATCTCAAGGATCCCAACAAGTACTGTGCTCTTTGCACTGCTTCCTTCAACAATCCTCAGATGGCTTTACAGCACTACAATGGACGCAAACATCAGAGGAATCAAGCCAGACAGGAGCTGCTCAAAGAGCTTGGAGACAATGTCCAACAAG CAAACTCCTTGATGTGTTCGATGTGTAGTGTGCAATTTAACTCTGTGGAGATGTACCAGGCCCACATGCAAGGAAACAAGCACCAGATAAG GGAGAAGAAGGTTGTTGACCTTTGCAAATCCCAACAAAAAGCCTACAAGACTTTTGCAGATGAACTGTCAGATTACATTCAGGTTCAGAGGGCTCGTGGAATCACCCCCAGCACTAACCAGGTCCTTACAGCAGGTGACAATGTAAAGGAGGATGAAGAAGATGAAGTAACAAACAAAGCGGACATCCTAGCATTGAACAAGCCATTCCCCAGCCTTCCTCCCAATTCGAACCCTCAATATCACTCCCGCCCAGGTTTTTATAACCGAGGTGGAGAGTGGCATCCTCCATGTCAGGGCTCTCCATGGCCCTCCCATGGCTGGCAGTACAACTGCCCTCCTCCGAGCTTCCCAGGCTCAGAGTCTACATCATTTACTAACAAGCCAATTAAAAGTAGGCGGCACAGAAAACAGTCAAGTTCCTCCTCATAtaaaagttcatcatcatactcTTCCTCATATTCCTCCTCTTATAGCAGTAGTTCTAGTGAAAAAGATGAAAGCGAATACAGgcacagagaaaaaagaatcaaaagatctaggagagaaagagacaggaggacaaacaatgaacactTCGACAAAgcagaaaagaggaggaaacaaaAGAGTAAAGAAAGAGGGAAGGATTcagaagagaggagaagaagggaATCTGGAGATCGAAAGGAAACAAGAATAAGAAAAAAGCTGAGGCAGGGCAGATGTGAAAGGATATCCCAGGAGAAGGACTTGGTGGGGGAAGGAGGAGAAAGTGTGACGGACAGATTAACATCAGATGACATAATGGACAATAAAGTGAGAGAAGTGCATACTGAAGCTAAAATGACTGTAGAGCAGGGAAATGGACAATACGAGCCAGCTAAAcctaaaaacaagaaagagaagaagaaaacaaaggagaAAGTAGACAATAGGACAGAGGATGAGAAGCTGTGGGACGACTCCATCCTGGGCTGTTAA
- the zmat1 gene encoding zinc finger matrin-type protein 1 isoform X2 — protein sequence MDVESVCVPLIAESDVEKNSTSANNVASVTAADKVINTQIDNTQVEGGKSEEELLKSLLTDDYCHVCEAVLLFESQRLSHYEGKKHAQKLRVYLQAVRAEKLNTQFAVLQPTITTDKDRFCELCKMVFSSPVVARSHYEGKVHAKNLGKKGLQPTDKYKEKTLQSLTQDSENADHKLTADGEMGPTATTTSTTPSTEVDLKDPNKYCALCTASFNNPQMALQHYNGRKHQRNQARQELLKELGDNVQQVLGSSPFLSEESLTFRYAVIHSNQTFDCDSHSSSCDLVYWFRSNPDDGNVQYIGNCNNANRAVYESGFKTRFTISKRSSTSFSLRIAYVTKEDTGIYSCVLMDKKNTEIWKPGFLLLPGVEPPTEPPKIEPKQPVKPVCHCSNSSQDGCGSLILWPLVGIIGALALALICILYYFSRLPKKCRHHFVKKR from the exons ATGGACGTCGAGAGTGTCTGTGTTCCGCTGATTGCGGAGTCAGACgttgaaaaaaactcaactAGTGCCAATAACGTGGCTTCTGTGACAGCTGCAGACAAAGTAATAAACACTCAAATAGATAATACCCAGGTTGAAG GAGGCAAAAGTGAAGAGGAGCTACTGAAGAGCCTTCTCACTGATGACTATTGCCACGTGTGTGAAGCTGTGTTGCTCTTTGAATCTCAGCGGCTGTCACATTATGAG GGAAAGAAACATGCACAGAAACTCAGGGTGTACCTGCAGGCTGTGAGAGCTGAGAAGTTGAACACACAGTTTGCTGTGTTGCAG ccaacCATCACCACTGATAAGGATCGTTTCTGTGAGCTCTGTAAGATGGTATTCAGTTCCCCTGTGGTGGCAAGATCACACTACGAAGGAAAAGTCCATGCTAAAAATCTCGGGAAGAAAGGACTTCAGCCCACAG acaAATACAAAGAGAAGACTTTACAAAGTCTGACACAGGACTCTGAAAATGCCGACCATAAACTAACAGCAGATGGTGAAATGGGCCCAACAGCCACTACAACTTCAACTACACCCAGCACAGAAGTTGATCTCAAGGATCCCAACAAGTACTGTGCTCTTTGCACTGCTTCCTTCAACAATCCTCAGATGGCTTTACAGCACTACAATGGACGCAAACATCAGAGGAATCAAGCCAGACAGGAGCTGCTCAAAGAGCTTGGAGACAATGTCCAACAAG TCCTAGGTTCAAGCCCATTCCTGTCGGAAGAAAGCCTCACCTTTCGTTATGCTGTTATCCACAGTAATCAGACTTTTGACTGTGACAGCCATAGCAGTTCCTGTGACCTTGTCTACTGGTTCCGAAGTAATCCGGATGACGGGAATGTACAGTACATTGGCAATTGTAACAACGCCAACCGTGCTGTCTATGAGAGTGGTTTCAAGACACGCTTCACAATAAGCAAGAGGAGCAGTACATCCTTCAGCCTTCGCATTGCCTATGTGACCAAGGAGGACACAGGGATTTATTCTTGTGTTCTGATGgataagaaaaacacagaaatatggAAGCCTGGTTTTCTTCTTCTACCAGGAG TCGAGCCACCAACTGAACCACCGAAGATAGAACCCAAACAACCGGTCAAACCAGTCTGTCATTGCTCTAATTCCTCACAGG ATGGCTGCGGCTCCCTGATTTTGTGGCCATTGGTTGGGATAATAGGGGCCCTGGCTCTAGCTCTCATCTGCATATTGTACTACTTTAGCC GGCTACCCAAAAAATGTCGGCACCACTTTGTGAA GAAAAGGTAG
- the LOC121529450 gene encoding T-cell surface glycoprotein CD8 beta chain-like isoform X1: protein MISCLALTNTTKTSLTAFTVCRIKMEQKWMQILVILVFYQRINTGACEERVKQGQLVNISCSLTDSGSTLTWFRVLDTHAMEFIVSYSTHGDVKTSSTFSSIFSHGKSKFILTLNSFDKTRDSGIYRCALRKQLKLEFGKVTRLVGEKDEVQTEAPVATIEPTSCTTAKPCVCDKTRHQDHAYSGETNPSMLCSSIILGPLAGSCGLLLLLLIISTLYCNKIRTRRCPHHYKRKPRPMPPGKQMMTNRRI from the exons ATGATCTCCTGCCTGGCTCTAACAAACACCACAAAGACAAGTTTAACAGCTTTTACTGTCTGCAGGATTaaaatggagcaaaaatggATGCAGATTCTGGTGATCCTGGTGTTTTACCAAA gaATAAACACTGGAGCTTGTGAAGAGAGAGTGAAGCAGGGACAGCTGGTTAACATCTCGTGTAGTCTTACAGATTCTGGCTCTACCCTTACCTGGTTTAGAGTACTGGACACACATGCTATGGAATTCATTGTATCATACAGCACCCATGGGGATGTAAAGACATCATCCACTTTCTCTTCCATCTTCAGTCACGGAAAAAGCAAATTCATTCTTACATTGAACTCATTTGACAAAACTCGTGACAGTGGCATTTACAGGTGTGCATTACGGAAACAGTTGAAATTGGAGTTTGGTAAGGTTACTCGACTGGTCGGAG AAAAAGATGAAGTCCAAACAGAAGCACCAGTGGCAACCATCGAACCAACTTCATGCACCACTGCCAAACCATGTGTCTGTGACAAGACAAGACATcaag ACCACGCTTATTCAGGGGAAACAAATCCTTCCATGCTTTGTTCTTCGATCATATTGGGTCCACTCGCTGGCAGCTGTGGCCTTCTTCTTCTACTCCTTATCATATCCACTCTGTACTGCAACA AAATACGAACACGGAGATGCCCACACCATTATAAAAGAAA ACCACGGCCGATGCCTCCTGGAAAACAGATGATGACCAACAGACGGATATAA
- the LOC121529450 gene encoding T-cell surface glycoprotein CD8 beta chain-like isoform X2 produces the protein MEQKWMQILVILVFYQRINTGACEERVKQGQLVNISCSLTDSGSTLTWFRVLDTHAMEFIVSYSTHGDVKTSSTFSSIFSHGKSKFILTLNSFDKTRDSGIYRCALRKQLKLEFGKVTRLVGEKDEVQTEAPVATIEPTSCTTAKPCVCDKTRHQDHAYSGETNPSMLCSSIILGPLAGSCGLLLLLLIISTLYCNKIRTRRCPHHYKRKPRPMPPGKQMMTNRRI, from the exons atggagcaaaaatggATGCAGATTCTGGTGATCCTGGTGTTTTACCAAA gaATAAACACTGGAGCTTGTGAAGAGAGAGTGAAGCAGGGACAGCTGGTTAACATCTCGTGTAGTCTTACAGATTCTGGCTCTACCCTTACCTGGTTTAGAGTACTGGACACACATGCTATGGAATTCATTGTATCATACAGCACCCATGGGGATGTAAAGACATCATCCACTTTCTCTTCCATCTTCAGTCACGGAAAAAGCAAATTCATTCTTACATTGAACTCATTTGACAAAACTCGTGACAGTGGCATTTACAGGTGTGCATTACGGAAACAGTTGAAATTGGAGTTTGGTAAGGTTACTCGACTGGTCGGAG AAAAAGATGAAGTCCAAACAGAAGCACCAGTGGCAACCATCGAACCAACTTCATGCACCACTGCCAAACCATGTGTCTGTGACAAGACAAGACATcaag ACCACGCTTATTCAGGGGAAACAAATCCTTCCATGCTTTGTTCTTCGATCATATTGGGTCCACTCGCTGGCAGCTGTGGCCTTCTTCTTCTACTCCTTATCATATCCACTCTGTACTGCAACA AAATACGAACACGGAGATGCCCACACCATTATAAAAGAAA ACCACGGCCGATGCCTCCTGGAAAACAGATGATGACCAACAGACGGATATAA
- the gnrh2 gene encoding progonadoliberin-2 has product MCASRLFLLLGLLLCVGAQLSNAQHWSHGWYPGGKRELDSFSTTEISEEIKLCEAGECSYLRPQRRSILKNILLDALARELQKRK; this is encoded by the exons ATGTGTGCATCTCggctgtttttgctgcttgGCTTGCTTCTATGTGTTGGAGCTCAGCTATCCAACGCCCAGCACTGGTCCCATGGTTGGTACCCTGGAGGCAAGAGGGAGCTGGACTCTTTCAGCACAACAGAG ATTTCAGAGGAGATTAAACTGTGTGAGGCTGGAGAATGCAGCTACTTAAGACCCCAGAGGAGGAGTATTCTCAAAAACATTCTT CTGGATGCCTTAGCCAGAGAGCTTCAGAAGAGGAAGTGA
- the zmat1 gene encoding zinc finger matrin-type protein 1 isoform X1: MDVESVCVPLIAESDVEKNSTSANNVASVTAADKVINTQIDNTQVEGGKSEEELLKSLLTDDYCHVCEAVLLFESQRLSHYEGKKHAQKLRVYLQAVRAEKLNTQFAVLQPTITTDKDRFCELCKMVFSSPVVARSHYEGKVHAKNLGKKGLQPTDKYKEKTLQSLTQDSENADHKLTADGEMGPTATTTSTTPSTEVDLKDPNKYCALCTASFNNPQMALQHYNGRKHQRNQARQELLKELGDNVQQANSLMCSMCSVQFNSVEMYQAHMQGNKHQIREKKVVDLCKSQQKAYKTFADELSDYIQVQRARGITPSTNQVLTAVLGSSPFLSEESLTFRYAVIHSNQTFDCDSHSSSCDLVYWFRSNPDDGNVQYIGNCNNANRAVYESGFKTRFTISKRSSTSFSLRIAYVTKEDTGIYSCVLMDKKNTEIWKPGFLLLPGVEPPTEPPKIEPKQPVKPVCHCSNSSQDGCGSLILWPLVGIIGALALALICILYYFSRLPKKCRHHFVKKR, encoded by the exons ATGGACGTCGAGAGTGTCTGTGTTCCGCTGATTGCGGAGTCAGACgttgaaaaaaactcaactAGTGCCAATAACGTGGCTTCTGTGACAGCTGCAGACAAAGTAATAAACACTCAAATAGATAATACCCAGGTTGAAG GAGGCAAAAGTGAAGAGGAGCTACTGAAGAGCCTTCTCACTGATGACTATTGCCACGTGTGTGAAGCTGTGTTGCTCTTTGAATCTCAGCGGCTGTCACATTATGAG GGAAAGAAACATGCACAGAAACTCAGGGTGTACCTGCAGGCTGTGAGAGCTGAGAAGTTGAACACACAGTTTGCTGTGTTGCAG ccaacCATCACCACTGATAAGGATCGTTTCTGTGAGCTCTGTAAGATGGTATTCAGTTCCCCTGTGGTGGCAAGATCACACTACGAAGGAAAAGTCCATGCTAAAAATCTCGGGAAGAAAGGACTTCAGCCCACAG acaAATACAAAGAGAAGACTTTACAAAGTCTGACACAGGACTCTGAAAATGCCGACCATAAACTAACAGCAGATGGTGAAATGGGCCCAACAGCCACTACAACTTCAACTACACCCAGCACAGAAGTTGATCTCAAGGATCCCAACAAGTACTGTGCTCTTTGCACTGCTTCCTTCAACAATCCTCAGATGGCTTTACAGCACTACAATGGACGCAAACATCAGAGGAATCAAGCCAGACAGGAGCTGCTCAAAGAGCTTGGAGACAATGTCCAACAAG CAAACTCCTTGATGTGTTCGATGTGTAGTGTGCAATTTAACTCTGTGGAGATGTACCAGGCCCACATGCAAGGAAACAAGCACCAGATAAG GGAGAAGAAGGTTGTTGACCTTTGCAAATCCCAACAAAAAGCCTACAAGACTTTTGCAGATGAACTGTCAGATTACATTCAGGTTCAGAGGGCTCGTGGAATCACCCCCAGCACTAACCAGGTCCTTACAGCAG TCCTAGGTTCAAGCCCATTCCTGTCGGAAGAAAGCCTCACCTTTCGTTATGCTGTTATCCACAGTAATCAGACTTTTGACTGTGACAGCCATAGCAGTTCCTGTGACCTTGTCTACTGGTTCCGAAGTAATCCGGATGACGGGAATGTACAGTACATTGGCAATTGTAACAACGCCAACCGTGCTGTCTATGAGAGTGGTTTCAAGACACGCTTCACAATAAGCAAGAGGAGCAGTACATCCTTCAGCCTTCGCATTGCCTATGTGACCAAGGAGGACACAGGGATTTATTCTTGTGTTCTGATGgataagaaaaacacagaaatatggAAGCCTGGTTTTCTTCTTCTACCAGGAG TCGAGCCACCAACTGAACCACCGAAGATAGAACCCAAACAACCGGTCAAACCAGTCTGTCATTGCTCTAATTCCTCACAGG ATGGCTGCGGCTCCCTGATTTTGTGGCCATTGGTTGGGATAATAGGGGCCCTGGCTCTAGCTCTCATCTGCATATTGTACTACTTTAGCC GGCTACCCAAAAAATGTCGGCACCACTTTGTGAA GAAAAGGTAG